Proteins encoded together in one Xyrauchen texanus isolate HMW12.3.18 chromosome 50, RBS_HiC_50CHRs, whole genome shotgun sequence window:
- the LOC127641467 gene encoding 39S ribosomal protein L54, mitochondrial-like, with translation MIKEGTMALNAFKRLSLPTLSAYNERFVCAFLTQSRGYAKKAVTKAKGKGMVKEVLKGPEVCKDPVKLCTHAVGVNIFKQGEDPPLKPKEEYPDWLFQLDLGPTKKLNELDPDSREYWNLLRKEHIWRHNKLHKGKKM, from the exons ATGATTAAAGAAGGCACAATGGCACTAAATGCTTTCAAGAGGTTAAGCTTGCCTACTCTCAGTGCTTATAACGAGCgttttgtgtgtgcttttttaACCCAGTCACGTGGTTATGCAAAGAAAGCAG TAACCAAAGCAAAAGGTAAAGGAATGGTAAAGGAAGTTCTTAAGGGTCCAGAAGTTTGTAAGGATCCAGTTAAACTTTGCACGCATGCAGTTGGAGTTAACATTTTCAAGCAGGGTGAGGACCCTCCTCTTAAACCCAAGGAGGAGTATCCAGATTG GCTATTTCAATTGGACCTTGGTCCAACCAAAAAACTCAATGAACTGGATCCAGATAGTCGGGAATACTGGAATCTTTTAAGGAAGGAGCATATTTGGAGACATAATAAACTGCATAAAGGCAAAAAGATGTAA